One region of Zingiber officinale cultivar Zhangliang chromosome 7B, Zo_v1.1, whole genome shotgun sequence genomic DNA includes:
- the LOC122003956 gene encoding calmodulin-binding protein 60 D-like, translated as MAIQSLCVDMQLKGNEDSNTAAMLRRMGSNLCREEMSTSRSAQSFCSMLEPMLRNVVREVVQQKFDQFVVALQRPLSSVAPPRSNQLLMEKQPPVASLELMFVDQMSTHIYNKCKIRNRDDKPLQVKLVDAMTKETPVFSPSKTMKVEIVVLNGNFPSQKEEDWTADEFNRNLVKRRDGKPPLLVGECTAVLSGGMATFQEVEFSDNSRWVRTGKFVLGARVCYGNGGGARIKEATTTPFKVLDRRGEAYKKHYPPMPNDEVWRLKKIGKDGAFHVRLDNAKVRTVEEFVRLMDKDPKRLRNILGKGMSEKMWKATTKHARTCKVEEKQCLYQGQLQMNDQLNKAHGVPYNGCFATQMNSVEEYGAETRLVSSYQQQNMNMPAYEQGRSEDNNRTLQSNMQMNTTIVIENMDFELLAVQQVSS; from the exons ATGGCGATCCAAAGCCTTTGCGTAGATATGCAGCTCAAGGGCAACGAGGATAGCAATACGGCGGCCATGCTCAGACGGATGGGTTCCAACTTGTGCAGAGAGGAGATGAGCACGAGCAGATCTGCGCAGAGTTTTTGCAGCATGTTAGAACCGATGCTTCGAAATGTG GTGCGTGAGGTGGTTCAGCAGAAGTTCGATCAGTTCGTGGTCGCACTGCAACGGCCTCTGTCGTCAGTTGCTCCCCCTAGATCTAACCAGTTGCTTATGGAGAAACAGCCGCCAGTAGCAAGCCTGGAACTCATGTTCGTAGATCAAATGTCAACGCACATCTACAACAAATGCAAGATACGGAACAGAGACGACAAGCCTCTGCAAGTCAAGCTTGTCGATGCCATGACTAAAGAAACTCCTGTCTTTTCTCCCTCGAAGACTATGAAGGTAGAGATTGTGGTTCTCAATGGGAATTTTCCCTCACAGAAAGAGGAAGACTGGACGGCAGACGAGTTCAACAGAAACCTCGTGAAACGGAGAGATGGAAAGCCGCCGTTGCTCGTCGGAGAATGCACGGCGGTGCTGTCCGGAGGCATGGCGACGTTTCAAGAAGTTGAGTTCTCAGACAACTCGAGGTGGGTGAGAACTGGGAAATTCGTGCTGGGTGCGAGGGTTTGCTATGGCAATGGCGGAGGGGCAAGGATTAAGGAAGCAACGACCACACCTTTCAAAGTCCTGGATCGTCGCGGTGAAG CATATAAGAAACATTATCCACCGATGCCTAATGATGAAGTGTGGAGATTGAAGAAGATCGGCAAAGATGGAGCATTCCACGTGAGGTTGGACAATGCAAAAGTAAGAACAGTGGAAGAGTTCGTGAGGCTAATGGACAAAGATCCAAAGCGTCTCAGAAAC ATTCTAGGAAAAGGTATGTCCGAGAAGATGTGGAAGGCAACTACAAAGCATGCAAGGACTTGCAAAGTTGAAGAGAAACAGTGCCTTTATCAAGGGCAGTTGCAGATGAATGATCAGTTGAACAAAGCTCATGGAGTGCCGTATAATGGATGCTTTGCCACACAAA TGAATTCTGTGGAGGAATATGGAGCAGAGACTCGGCTAGTTTCAAGTTATCAGCAGCAGAACATGAATATGCCTGCATATGAACAAGGGAGATCAGAGGACAACAATAGAACTTTGCAAAGCAACATGCAGATGAACACCACAATCGTAATCGAGAACATGGACTTCGAATTACTTGCGGTGCAACAAGTTTCATCCTAG